One genomic window of Pseudomonadales bacterium includes the following:
- a CDS encoding sulfotransferase, with product MSTIYIDDLADPKISEKGQKTLAARAAVPIDYTIEAVVEFAESQLDVPLFRDEYIFDSFDRFMQEANRDNSMSEAGKGLFAASFADSIIQRSRMEALFLRHPEINDIKIQSPVLIAGLPRSGTTNLSNIMSADKRFNSMKFWEGWQPVPSLKQFSGEEEDNRAPFYEKGLEEWYNICPYFKNMIDVPYDGTQEECLLFHMDGLPVVNLNHVDTPKWRQWFWNDMDPKRLYTFLKRALQVLQWSRGNSQRWILKSPHHLPFLPVIDEVFDDVKFVITHRDPASSMMSNATMMAYLYRECYDKPDPHAAMGDSIDMIDYMLKGLVRDIDKLDPARVHHVYFHTYMADNMSTLKGIYKSADLEWTDAAEAAMDKYVADHPRGRHGGALIYKPEKDFSVTREEIRARYPYYFEKFPEIRVEDKHG from the coding sequence ATGTCAACGATTTACATTGACGACCTGGCAGATCCAAAGATTTCAGAAAAGGGGCAGAAGACCTTGGCGGCAAGGGCCGCTGTTCCTATTGATTATACGATTGAAGCCGTGGTTGAATTTGCGGAAAGTCAGTTAGATGTACCTCTGTTTCGCGATGAATATATTTTTGATTCTTTTGATCGCTTTATGCAAGAAGCGAATCGTGACAATAGTATGAGTGAGGCGGGTAAAGGGCTTTTTGCGGCATCTTTTGCGGACAGTATTATTCAGCGTAGCAGAATGGAAGCGCTGTTTCTGAGACACCCAGAAATCAATGATATAAAAATCCAATCGCCTGTACTGATTGCAGGCCTGCCTCGATCTGGCACGACTAACCTCAGTAATATTATGTCGGCCGATAAACGATTTAATTCGATGAAGTTTTGGGAAGGCTGGCAACCAGTACCTTCCTTAAAACAGTTTAGCGGTGAAGAAGAAGATAACCGCGCACCGTTTTATGAGAAAGGCTTGGAAGAGTGGTATAACATCTGCCCATATTTCAAGAATATGATTGACGTCCCTTACGATGGTACTCAAGAAGAGTGTCTACTTTTTCATATGGATGGGTTACCTGTCGTCAATCTCAATCATGTGGATACGCCAAAGTGGCGGCAGTGGTTCTGGAATGATATGGACCCGAAAAGGTTGTATACCTTTCTGAAGAGAGCGCTTCAGGTGTTGCAGTGGTCGCGAGGCAACAGCCAAAGGTGGATATTAAAAAGCCCCCATCACTTACCCTTTTTACCGGTCATAGACGAAGTTTTTGATGACGTTAAGTTTGTCATTACGCATCGTGATCCCGCATCTTCCATGATGTCCAACGCCACTATGATGGCCTATCTATACCGTGAATGTTATGACAAACCTGACCCCCATGCGGCGATGGGTGATTCCATCGATATGATCGATTACATGTTGAAAGGGCTGGTTAGAGATATCGACAAGCTCGACCCTGCTCGCGTGCACCATGTTTATTTCCACACGTACATGGCAGACAACATGAGCACACTTAAGGGTATCTATAAGAGTGCAGATCTAGAGTGGACCGACGCTGCAGAAGCAGCAATGGACAAATACGTAGCAGATCATCCTCGTGGCCGACACGGTGGGGCGCTGATCTATAAGCCTGAGAAGGATTTTAGTGTAACCCGTGAAGAAATTCGCGCTCGTTATCCTTACTACTTTGAAAAATTCCCCGAAATAAGAGTGGAAGACAAGCACGGTTGA